GACACGATGTCCCGGCTCATGGTGCGGGGCGCCGGATAGCCGTACCAGGCCACCACCGCGGTCTTCCGGTCCGGCTGGAGCTTGGTCATCTCGGCGTGCAGGGACCGTGCGCCGCCGTTCAACGACGCGTAGACGGTGCCCAGTTGGTCGAAGGTGTCGACCGTGGTGTCCGAGCCGGGCACCACGACCGCGATCCGGTCGGCGTGGGCCAGGTCGCCGAGTACCTCCACGGCCTGGCCGTCGCCGCGCGGGCTGAACGAGAGGAAGTGCCGGTCCTCGCGCGCCAGTCGGCCGAGCACCTTGGCCCGGCCGGTGTCGCCCATGTCCCGGGCCGCGCGCTCGGACCGGGCGATGAAGCGGTGGTTCGCCGCGTACCGCGCCGCCAGGCTGTCCGCCTGAAGCGCGGGGAGCCGCGGCTGCTCAGGCGTACCCGGCACGGTGGACCGTGCCGCGGCGGCGACCGTCACCACGATGGAGCATGCGGTGAGGGCCATTGCCAGCCCACGCCTGAGACGTGCAGCGCGCATCGCCGGCCTGCCTTCCTGTCCGTTGGGGGAACTGGAAAAGGAGGTTAGTGACGCGAACGGCCGCGGGAATCACACTGCGGAGCGGGCTTTGCGGTAGCTCTCAGGTAGGGGGTCGACTACGCCGGCGCGGTGCCGAGGGGCCGGCCGGGGCCCGGCCCGGCGAGCAGGCCCCGGGCTCCCAACCGGCCCGCTGTCACACCCAGTCCTGGTTGCGCCGGTGGCGCCCGGAAAAGTCCTGCTGCGATACGCGGACGGCAGCGGGGAACTCTAAGGTGGCGCAGGCGATTTGGGCCGGGGTGGCACGTCGGGCAGTGACGCCATGTATCGCAGTCATGATTCCCCCTAGTTAATACGTGCACGAACGGTGGTCGACCGTCGGTGCCATGAAGCATGAATTTATCCGGGGACGGCTTCACATCGTTATTGGCCTACTTTTCCGGGCGGCGGACGGGAGCCGTGGACCATTCAGTCCGTCAGGCCATGGCAGCGCGGCGGTGTCCGGCGGATGAACACCGGCACAACGACGCCCAGGATTCAGGAAGCGGTCTTGCCGGGGCGCCTTTCGGTCAGGAGGCTTTGATGTGCCGTCAGCGCGGTGCCCTCGGTCCGTCACCGTCCGCCCGGTCACCTCGCCCGGCGCCCGCAGCACACCCTCCCCCCATCGACGGCGCTCCGCAACGGCGTTTCCCGGCCACCCGCCCCGGTGCCCCGATGCCCTGTTCGGCAACAAAAATCACGGCGCGAAAGCCCGCAAAAGTGGTGGAGTAGACCTCTGCCCCGGGCCTCGGCAGGAGCCACGCTCAGCGGTCGCGTTACGATCCCTATAGTGGCTGGATCACGGGCCTAGCGGGCCGTGCTACACGGGGGGTAACACAGCCATGCCAGAAGACCGTTCCATACCTCGCGCCATCAAATACTCGGTACTCAGGCCACTCTTGGTCATCACCGGGAGTGGCCGGATCATAGGGGTCCACGGTCCCCGGCAGCGCACCATTCTCACGATGCTCATCCTCGCGTGGGGACGTGTCGTATCGGTCGACAGCCTGGTCGACGCGGTATGGGGCGATGAACCTCCGGCCACGGCCAGGACGCAGGTGGCCATTTGCATCGGGGCGCTGCGAAAGTCCTTCAAACAGGCGGGCGTCGAGGGCGATGTCATTCTGACGACCCACCCCGGCTATCGCCTGGAGACCACCGGGAGCGACCTCGACGCCCTGCAGTTCACCTCACTCGTCGCCGAGGCCGCCGCACACGTCAAGCAGGGCCGCCACGAACAGGGCCGTGTCCTGTACCGGCAGGCCCTCGACCTGTGGAAAGGCCCCGCCCTCGCGGGGGTCACCGGGCGGCCGGTCGAGGACGAGGCGACCCGGCTCGACGAGCGGCGCTACGCGGCCTACGAGGCCTGGTCCGAGGTGGAACTCGCCCTGGGGCACCACCAGGACATCATCTCCGAGCTGACCTCGATCGCGAACAGTTCCCCGCTGCACGAACAGCTCCGGTAC
This genomic stretch from Streptomyces nigrescens harbors:
- a CDS encoding alpha/beta hydrolase, yielding MALTACSIVVTVAAAARSTVPGTPEQPRLPALQADSLAARYAANHRFIARSERAARDMGDTGRAKVLGRLAREDRHFLSFSPRGDGQAVEVLGDLAHADRIAVVVPGSDTTVDTFDQLGTVYASLNGGARSLHAEMTKLQPDRKTAVVAWYGYPAPRTMSRDIVSTDRALDGGRRLAGLLGDLRTVNASASVSMLCHSYGSVVCATALRRMDAAAESSLADVVLYGSPGTGVRSRAELHTRVPVWAGRGATDWIAGVPHVSLDLLGEQVGFGTDPVTAAFGARIFPAGAGSHSDYLRPGGLALRNISLIALGRGTEVSHD